In one window of Paraflavitalea soli DNA:
- a CDS encoding RagB/SusD family nutrient uptake outer membrane protein → MKQLRKALLYTALASSTILMDGCTKLDENLYDRLATTDFYNNKNEVISAVLRPYTHANAWTTPSGQASWWRFSELNADQLAWPTKGRHGEDGGKWKRLHYHTWTNDEGDLNGAWQLMWWGLGLCTDPIQNLESRSIAAMGITQEEKDAFIAELKLLRAYHYLKIMDLWGKVPIVTEVGKPLNPPTKSRVDVFNFIEKEIKDNIDKAPKHSANMIGRMSQAGGYAMLVELYLNAQVWTGTPRWDDCITAANKLISGEAGGQNGAMGLDANIFDAFKPDNDKSKEALFSIAYEYQAGSFEPAWPGEFYHFNQKDIYGGHRNGNDGIVLIPGVWTKYDDKDLRKRGWFLEGLQLRWDDSTKTKPVVGGNGNEYANQPLVFVDNIRKNKTLQPGQDPNTLSSTMSDGEENSGVRFNKYVLGNQIAGPKNSTPPPHPKYNSTDWNVYRLTWVYFAKAEAIMRKNGGVATQEAVTLINDCKKRAFDPLDWPAFAYTTTTLTMDELLAERGREFIFEGFRRQDLIRWDKLTTATWWDHQPTQKYRELYPIPQQQRVLNINLEQNTGYPQ, encoded by the coding sequence ATGAAACAATTAAGAAAAGCACTCCTATATACAGCACTGGCATCATCCACGATACTGATGGATGGATGTACCAAGCTGGACGAGAATCTGTACGACCGGCTTGCAACCACTGATTTTTACAACAATAAGAATGAAGTTATTTCAGCTGTTCTACGGCCTTATACACATGCTAATGCCTGGACTACTCCTTCCGGTCAGGCAAGCTGGTGGCGTTTTAGTGAGCTGAATGCTGACCAACTGGCCTGGCCTACCAAGGGTAGACACGGGGAAGATGGTGGTAAATGGAAAAGATTGCACTACCATACCTGGACGAATGACGAAGGTGATCTGAATGGTGCATGGCAGTTGATGTGGTGGGGACTTGGATTGTGTACTGATCCAATCCAAAACCTGGAAAGCCGCAGCATTGCAGCCATGGGAATTACTCAGGAAGAGAAGGACGCTTTTATTGCTGAGTTAAAGCTGTTAAGGGCATATCATTACCTCAAGATCATGGACCTGTGGGGAAAAGTACCCATTGTAACAGAAGTTGGTAAACCATTGAATCCGCCAACCAAATCAAGGGTGGATGTGTTTAACTTCATTGAAAAGGAGATTAAGGATAATATTGACAAGGCTCCTAAGCATTCTGCTAATATGATCGGTCGTATGAGCCAGGCAGGTGGTTATGCCATGTTGGTTGAGCTATATCTCAATGCTCAGGTGTGGACTGGTACACCAAGGTGGGATGATTGTATCACTGCCGCGAATAAGTTGATAAGTGGTGAAGCCGGAGGACAAAATGGAGCAATGGGCCTTGATGCAAACATTTTCGATGCTTTTAAACCCGACAATGATAAATCTAAAGAGGCATTGTTTTCAATTGCCTACGAATACCAGGCAGGAAGCTTTGAGCCCGCATGGCCTGGCGAGTTTTATCACTTTAACCAGAAAGATATTTACGGCGGTCACCGTAATGGTAATGATGGTATTGTGTTGATTCCCGGCGTATGGACAAAATATGATGATAAGGATCTTCGTAAAAGAGGTTGGTTCCTTGAAGGTCTTCAACTTCGTTGGGATGATTCTACGAAAACAAAACCGGTTGTTGGTGGCAATGGTAATGAGTATGCTAACCAGCCCCTGGTGTTTGTAGATAATATTCGCAAGAACAAAACTCTGCAACCTGGCCAGGATCCCAATACTTTATCTTCTACTATGAGTGATGGGGAAGAGAACAGCGGGGTGCGCTTTAATAAGTATGTTTTAGGAAACCAGATTGCTGGGCCCAAGAACAGTACGCCTCCTCCTCACCCTAAGTATAACAGTACTGATTGGAACGTTTATCGCCTTACCTGGGTCTATTTTGCAAAAGCGGAAGCGATCATGCGTAAAAATGGTGGTGTTGCTACCCAGGAAGCAGTTACACTGATCAATGATTGTAAGAAAAGGGCATTTGACCCACTCGACTGGCCAGCATTTGCCTATACTACTACTACTTTAACAATGGATGAACTGTTGGCTGAAAGAGGCAGGGAATTTATTTTTGAAGGTTTCCGCCGGCAGGATCTGATTCGTTGGGATAAGCTGACTACTGCAACCTGGTGGGATCACCAGCCTACGCAGAAATACCGTGAGCTCTATCCCATTCCCCAGCAACAAAGGGTATTGAACATCAACCTGGAACAGAATACAGGTTACCCGCAATAA
- a CDS encoding SusC/RagA family TonB-linked outer membrane protein produces MEKRRSNFVRRGLLCLLALLSLSVTAFSQTRTVTGKVTNAADNQPLQGVTVTVKGSTTSTQTDAEGNYSIAVPNNVRILVFSFVGHNEQDVLIGATGATNVALTPSGRSLDNVVVVGYGTQKKRQLTSAVDHVGAEDFRQGGARNALDLIQGKVAGLQIRRSSSNPNTGVGIQLRGVVSLTGDQGPLVVIDGIPGGNLDLLQQEDIESIDVLKDGSAAAIYGTQGNGGVILITTKKGKAGPAKYDYATYFRKEYLTKRPAFLTPEEFKAKLASGELDAASYKDYGGLTDFFDAMINHDNLSQYHTLALSGGTATSSYRASLFYRDFQGFAKENSRREYGGRLNINQKGLNNRLTMQLNLATNFNNANLLGGGGWEDQLTKNPTLSHKNPDGTWYFEGTSTNQYARLFQETNKRQQQTTSIDGRASLEIIKDLKASIFGSLVRNSYIDGAYRELASESSVESYQGTGYASRSTYLQIDYAVEPTIEYTKTIHNDHSVGVIGGYSYRYSVAENFNANNYGFVNDRFRENNIGTGNQLGLGKAGMGSGKADNTLIAFFGRVNYSYLDKYMAQFILRREGSSRFGENNKWGNFPAVSAGWNISREDFMRDISFINNLKLRVGYGVTGNQGIANYSSLVTLGGGGIYRFPDGQYRQTFGPERNPNPNLRWEKKKELNIGLDFSLLDNRLSGSIEVYNRQTEDLLENYTSPQPPFIRSNIYLNVGTISARGVELTINAVPVKTKNFTWNTDVTASTTRNKLDVLSNADFKLPYREYGGIGGFGALGNAIRTYEGGVLGEFWGKRFAELDANGKWLFYNRKGEKVANAAINNSFDRSTTDLAVIGNAIPKLYAAWSNSFSYKNFDFRAYFRGKFGHDILNTMALSYGNKVTKTNLLKDAFGKYAGIKDTYMYSDYYIEKGDYVKIDELTLGYTFKLKTQYIRNMRVYVTAQNVATITGYSGNDPDFIQDLGLGAGIDERGPYPSTRSFLVGLNVGF; encoded by the coding sequence ATGGAAAAGCGACGTTCCAACTTCGTGCGGAGGGGTCTGCTTTGCCTATTGGCATTGCTATCCCTCTCCGTCACCGCTTTCTCTCAAACGAGAACCGTTACCGGTAAGGTAACAAATGCAGCAGATAACCAACCTTTACAAGGTGTTACAGTGACTGTCAAAGGTTCTACTACTTCTACACAAACAGATGCTGAAGGAAACTATAGCATCGCCGTTCCTAACAATGTTCGAATTCTTGTTTTTTCTTTTGTAGGACACAATGAACAAGACGTACTCATTGGTGCAACAGGAGCTACAAATGTTGCTTTAACCCCAAGCGGAAGATCGCTTGACAATGTTGTGGTAGTAGGTTATGGTACACAAAAGAAAAGACAGCTAACTTCCGCTGTTGACCACGTTGGTGCTGAAGACTTCAGGCAAGGTGGCGCCCGCAATGCACTGGATCTCATCCAGGGTAAAGTAGCAGGTCTGCAAATCAGAAGAAGCAGCTCTAACCCTAATACCGGAGTAGGCATTCAATTGCGGGGTGTTGTATCCTTAACTGGTGATCAAGGACCATTAGTGGTTATTGATGGTATTCCTGGTGGAAACCTTGACCTGTTACAACAAGAAGATATTGAGTCTATCGATGTGTTGAAAGATGGTTCTGCCGCTGCTATTTACGGAACTCAGGGTAATGGCGGTGTAATCCTGATCACGACCAAGAAAGGCAAGGCAGGCCCTGCTAAGTATGATTATGCGACTTATTTCAGGAAGGAATACCTCACAAAACGTCCTGCCTTTTTAACACCAGAGGAATTCAAGGCTAAACTGGCTTCCGGCGAATTAGATGCGGCTTCTTACAAAGATTATGGTGGTCTTACCGATTTCTTTGATGCTATGATTAACCATGATAACCTGAGCCAATATCATACGCTTGCATTATCTGGTGGAACTGCTACTTCCAGTTATCGTGCTAGTTTATTTTACCGGGATTTCCAGGGATTTGCAAAGGAAAACAGTCGTCGGGAATATGGTGGCAGATTGAACATCAATCAAAAAGGGTTGAACAACCGCCTGACCATGCAATTGAACCTGGCTACCAATTTTAACAATGCCAACCTCCTGGGTGGTGGTGGCTGGGAAGACCAGTTGACCAAGAACCCTACACTTTCGCATAAAAATCCTGATGGGACCTGGTATTTTGAAGGTACCAGTACGAACCAATATGCCCGGTTATTTCAGGAAACTAATAAAAGGCAACAGCAAACCACTTCAATTGATGGAAGGGCGAGCCTTGAGATCATTAAGGATCTAAAGGCATCGATCTTTGGATCATTGGTTCGTAATAGTTACATCGATGGAGCTTATAGAGAACTGGCGTCTGAATCGTCTGTAGAAAGCTACCAGGGTACTGGTTATGCATCGAGAAGCACTTATTTGCAAATTGATTATGCAGTTGAGCCTACCATTGAGTACACCAAAACGATCCATAATGATCATTCCGTAGGTGTAATTGGTGGTTATAGTTACCGTTATTCTGTTGCCGAAAATTTCAATGCCAATAACTATGGTTTTGTGAATGATCGTTTTAGGGAGAATAACATTGGTACCGGTAACCAATTGGGCTTAGGAAAAGCAGGCATGGGCAGCGGTAAAGCCGATAATACCCTGATCGCCTTCTTTGGAAGGGTAAATTACTCTTACCTCGATAAGTACATGGCCCAGTTTATTCTGCGTCGTGAAGGTTCTTCCCGTTTTGGTGAGAATAACAAGTGGGGTAATTTCCCTGCGGTCTCTGCCGGTTGGAATATCAGCAGAGAAGATTTCATGCGGGATATATCATTTATTAATAACCTTAAGTTGCGTGTTGGTTATGGTGTTACTGGTAACCAGGGCATTGCTAACTATTCATCACTCGTTACTTTAGGTGGCGGTGGTATTTACAGGTTTCCTGATGGACAATATCGTCAAACATTCGGACCTGAGAGAAATCCCAATCCTAATTTAAGATGGGAAAAGAAAAAGGAGTTGAATATAGGTCTTGATTTTAGTTTGTTGGACAATCGGCTGAGTGGTTCTATCGAAGTATATAACCGTCAGACTGAGGACCTGTTGGAAAACTATACTTCTCCACAGCCTCCATTTATCCGTTCAAATATTTACCTGAACGTTGGTACAATCTCTGCCCGTGGTGTGGAATTGACGATCAACGCTGTTCCTGTTAAAACAAAGAATTTTACCTGGAATACAGATGTGACTGCGAGCACTACCAGAAACAAGCTGGATGTACTGTCTAATGCAGATTTCAAATTGCCTTATCGTGAGTATGGTGGCATCGGAGGATTTGGTGCTTTGGGCAATGCTATCCGTACCTACGAAGGTGGTGTATTAGGCGAGTTCTGGGGCAAACGGTTTGCTGAATTGGATGCCAACGGAAAATGGTTGTTTTACAATCGCAAAGGTGAAAAGGTGGCTAATGCAGCTATCAACAATTCATTTGACAGAAGCACTACCGACCTGGCTGTAATAGGGAACGCAATACCTAAATTATATGCAGCATGGAGTAACTCATTTTCCTATAAGAACTTTGATTTCCGCGCTTATTTCAGAGGTAAGTTTGGTCATGACATCCTCAATACAATGGCCTTGTCATACGGTAATAAGGTTACTAAAACTAACCTGCTGAAAGATGCATTTGGTAAGTATGCGGGCATCAAGGATACTTATATGTATTCTGACTACTACATAGAAAAAGGTGACTACGTTAAGATTGATGAACTGACGCTGGGGTATACTTTCAAATTGAAGACCCAGTACATACGTAATATGCGCGTGTATGTAACTGCACAAAATGTAGCAACCATCACTGGTTATTCTGGAAATGATCCTGACTTTATTCAGGACCTTGGACTTGGAGCTGGAATTGATGAGCGTGGTCCGTATCCAAGTACGCGCTCATTCCTGGTTGGTCTAAATGTTGGGTTCTAA
- a CDS encoding LacI family DNA-binding transcriptional regulator, with protein MKRVSLKDIAKMVGASPSTVSFILNGKASQMRISDELKNKVLATAKKMGYQPNQVAVSLRTGQTKILGLLVEDISNNFFASLAKTIEEEAEEFGYKVVYSSTENNSKKGVELLRMLTQRQVDGYLVTPTLGMEEDIEMLVKHKKPLVLMDRYFPGIEAAYVQVDNTGAVLKGMEHLVEKGYKKIAYITIESGLIQMRQREEAYAEAISKSPEQKKKYALKVAYNGSREVIIDQITEFLKKNKPDAVFFATNYLGILGLESIRSIGLSIPKDLAVICFDDNDIFRLHLPGISVLQQPVEAIARTAIHILMQQLGNNKVAIKKNQVQLAANFIVREST; from the coding sequence ATGAAAAGAGTATCACTGAAAGACATTGCCAAAATGGTAGGAGCTTCACCTTCAACCGTATCATTTATTCTGAACGGTAAAGCCAGCCAGATGCGCATCAGTGACGAACTGAAGAATAAAGTGTTGGCTACGGCCAAGAAAATGGGTTACCAGCCCAACCAGGTGGCTGTCAGCCTCCGGACCGGGCAAACCAAGATACTGGGGCTTTTAGTAGAAGATATTTCCAATAACTTTTTTGCGTCCCTGGCCAAAACCATTGAGGAGGAGGCCGAGGAGTTTGGTTATAAGGTGGTTTATTCCAGTACCGAAAACAATAGTAAGAAGGGGGTGGAGCTATTGCGCATGTTAACACAACGGCAGGTAGATGGTTACCTCGTTACGCCTACCTTGGGTATGGAAGAAGATATTGAAATGCTGGTGAAGCATAAAAAGCCCCTGGTTTTGATGGACCGTTATTTTCCGGGCATTGAAGCGGCTTATGTGCAGGTAGACAATACCGGTGCCGTACTGAAAGGAATGGAGCACCTGGTGGAGAAGGGGTATAAGAAAATAGCGTACATCACCATTGAGTCGGGGTTGATCCAGATGCGCCAGCGTGAAGAGGCCTATGCCGAGGCCATTAGCAAGAGCCCAGAACAAAAGAAAAAGTATGCGCTTAAAGTAGCTTACAATGGCAGCCGGGAGGTTATTATAGATCAAATTACCGAGTTCCTTAAAAAGAATAAACCGGATGCAGTATTCTTCGCAACAAACTATCTTGGTATCCTTGGACTGGAAAGTATCAGGTCCATAGGGTTAAGTATACCCAAAGACCTGGCCGTTATCTGTTTTGATGACAATGATATCTTCCGTTTACACTTGCCGGGTATTTCTGTTCTTCAGCAGCCGGTAGAGGCGATTGCCCGCACTGCTATTCATATCCTGATGCAACAACTTGGTAACAATAAGGTGGCCATCAAAAAAAACCAGGTACAGCTTGCAGCGAATTTCATCGTAAGAGAGTCTACGTAA
- a CDS encoding RagB/SusD family nutrient uptake outer membrane protein, translated as MKYSIIKYKAVLFYCLVLLVGSGCNKFLEENSDPSNLSPDNYYTLPEHADAAIAAGYARTRFIGDGAGIFVQNFSMLEAVTGTARTETAQNSDLNNLIGMVYNGDNLLINNWWNGLYNVIAQANLVLDKVPAIDMDDARKNKVLGEARFLRAWAYFYAVRLWGDVPLLTRPIFSSSDSTFSPPRKATQAVYDQIVADLTAAEASGLPWSDATGKASLGAIKSLLAEVYLTMAGQPLNKGVPYYTLAATKANEVITNGAFSLFTNYGDLHSLSQENKGEHIFEIQYLASVAGNPIQPVLLPNFKGVSAYGTEVGSTVPTPAFYASYEAGDRRTIDRQGFYYTSYYTEGNGPLKNLGAPYIFKHFDVIANGTLGVAGTTQSDLNWPQIRFAQVLLTYAEAQNESAAAPNTDAWNALKKIRDRAGLATPALGTFTTASFRQAVWRERWHELCYEGITWFDMVRLRKAYKESNNTFEDFVGHTFADNNAKLEQKHLLFPLPTSELRNNPNLKPQNPGYPE; from the coding sequence ATGAAATACTCAATTATAAAATATAAAGCCGTTCTTTTTTATTGCCTGGTACTGTTGGTTGGTTCGGGGTGCAACAAATTCCTGGAAGAAAACAGCGATCCTTCCAACCTGAGCCCTGATAACTATTATACTTTGCCGGAACATGCTGATGCTGCCATAGCTGCGGGTTATGCCCGTACCCGGTTTATAGGAGATGGGGCCGGTATATTTGTACAGAACTTTTCTATGCTGGAAGCGGTTACGGGAACGGCCCGTACAGAGACCGCTCAGAATTCCGATCTCAATAACCTGATCGGGATGGTATACAATGGAGACAACCTGCTGATCAATAACTGGTGGAATGGGCTGTACAATGTTATCGCCCAGGCCAACCTGGTATTAGATAAAGTACCTGCTATCGATATGGATGATGCCAGGAAAAATAAGGTATTGGGCGAAGCGCGTTTCCTTAGGGCATGGGCTTATTTCTATGCAGTAAGGTTATGGGGTGATGTTCCGTTGTTGACCAGGCCCATTTTCAGTTCGTCTGATAGTACCTTTTCTCCTCCCCGCAAAGCAACCCAGGCAGTATATGACCAGATTGTAGCAGACCTTACTGCAGCAGAAGCCTCAGGATTACCCTGGTCAGATGCTACCGGGAAGGCTTCTTTAGGCGCCATTAAATCCTTACTGGCCGAAGTGTACCTTACGATGGCCGGGCAGCCCTTGAATAAGGGGGTCCCTTATTATACCCTGGCGGCTACCAAGGCCAATGAGGTAATAACCAATGGCGCCTTTAGTTTATTTACCAATTATGGCGACCTGCACAGCTTGTCACAGGAAAACAAGGGTGAACATATCTTCGAGATCCAATACCTGGCTTCCGTGGCGGGTAATCCTATTCAGCCTGTATTGTTGCCCAATTTTAAAGGCGTTTCTGCTTACGGTACAGAAGTGGGTAGTACTGTGCCCACGCCGGCATTCTACGCCTCGTATGAGGCAGGAGACCGCCGTACAATTGACCGGCAGGGATTCTATTACACATCTTATTATACCGAAGGCAATGGTCCTTTAAAGAACCTGGGAGCACCCTATATCTTCAAGCATTTTGACGTGATTGCCAATGGTACATTAGGTGTGGCCGGTACCACACAAAGTGATCTTAACTGGCCGCAAATACGTTTTGCACAGGTGCTGCTGACCTATGCAGAAGCGCAGAACGAATCAGCGGCGGCTCCCAATACTGATGCCTGGAATGCATTGAAAAAGATAAGGGACAGGGCAGGGCTTGCTACCCCTGCTTTGGGCACCTTTACAACAGCCAGCTTCAGGCAGGCGGTGTGGAGAGAACGGTGGCATGAACTGTGTTATGAAGGGATTACCTGGTTTGATATGGTACGCCTGAGGAAAGCCTATAAGGAGAGCAACAATACATTTGAAGATTTTGTGGGGCATACTTTTGCGGATAACAATGCCAAGCTGGAGCAGAAACATTTGCTTTTTCCACTTCCTACCAGCGAATTAAGGAACAATCCTAATCTGAAACCCCAGAATCCAGGTTATCCTGAATAG
- a CDS encoding SusC/RagA family TonB-linked outer membrane protein produces the protein MKKVYSSFMQAGFLFLFLLFSSFYAFSQTRMITGKVADAKDNIGLQGVSVQAKGASMATQTGSDGNYRIEVPQSVTALVFTFVGYDQLEVSIGSSDVVNASLTASSKAMQDVVVIGYGTQRKSDLTGAVGSVKASQLAERPAVSLNQALAGRIPGVQVNTNSGRPGGQSNVRIRGFSSINSSNNPLYVIDGVIIPVGTQTQNSNAIDYINPNDVAQVEVLKDASATAIYGARGANGVILVSTKRGSTSGGRITYDAEFGVPTIGPHRVKMLDAKQYVAVEDLAYDNIKIYDAAGWAAGNYASTQDPRIKRKNMPSLFDANGNPLYNTDWLKESTQHKISQNHQVSFSNGNADNNYGVFLGYRNDNGLLLNSYLKRYSGRFVFDSKIKSWLKVGGTLSYNNQQENIVDQGTGGLNSVRMITESFPFLPVKYPNGKWADNADYPDAEGGSNPVHILSERKFGMVTQTTLGNVYADIYLAKGLELRTILGAYIATRNVTEYNGRSLSNISLDQRGTANVANGRESYWSSESYLTYNKKVRQNDQFTGMLGISWQETNIYNSGVGAENFSTDYFEANNLGASSKPMPGSSARARFAFNSYFGRFNYVLDDKYLFTLTGRVDGSSKFGPNNKYAFFPSAAVAWRVSDENFMKNSAVISNMKLRASVGQTGNSEIPTYSALSLLGSDYAAIINNTRTAGVGLGRLGNPDLRWEKTAQTDVGLEVGLWGNRILLEADVYYRKTTDMLLNAPVPRTSGYASIYRNIGSMENKGLELSIGTVNISTPNFTWSSAFNISLNKNKVLALATPADIFGVGNPNFTNQTGIIRVGEPVGSFWGLTRLGTWATKDAAEAAKFSNSSYRGGKPILPGDIRYLDVNGDYAINDADRSIIGNGNPDGWGSFFNTFKYKNLELTVELQYVYGNDVLNMTHHSGEDRQALANSFASVLNAWTPDNQNTDIAAIRNSKAGYVTNVDTRWLEDGSFIRGKNILLGYTFTPAAIQRLHLSKLRVYASVQNFFLSTKFSGNDPEVTTYGQPFAQGQTFFDYPKPTTYTVGVNVSL, from the coding sequence ATGAAAAAGGTTTATTCCAGCTTCATGCAGGCGGGATTCCTATTCCTGTTCCTGCTCTTCTCTTCCTTCTATGCTTTTTCGCAAACAAGAATGATTACGGGTAAGGTGGCCGATGCCAAAGATAATATTGGCTTGCAGGGAGTATCCGTGCAAGCCAAAGGAGCATCAATGGCTACCCAAACAGGTAGTGATGGTAATTACCGCATAGAGGTACCACAGAGTGTAACAGCACTTGTATTCACCTTTGTTGGATATGACCAGTTGGAAGTATCCATAGGATCTTCCGACGTGGTTAATGCCTCACTAACTGCCAGCAGCAAGGCCATGCAGGATGTGGTAGTGATCGGGTACGGTACCCAGCGTAAATCTGACCTTACGGGTGCCGTGGGTTCCGTAAAAGCCAGCCAGTTGGCAGAACGCCCTGCAGTATCACTCAACCAGGCTTTGGCTGGCAGGATACCTGGCGTACAGGTCAATACCAACTCAGGACGGCCAGGCGGGCAAAGCAATGTAAGGATCCGCGGTTTCAGCTCCATCAATTCTTCCAACAATCCCCTGTATGTAATTGATGGGGTAATCATCCCGGTAGGCACACAAACGCAGAACAGTAATGCTATTGATTACATTAATCCAAACGATGTAGCGCAAGTGGAGGTATTGAAAGACGCTTCCGCAACAGCCATTTATGGCGCCAGGGGCGCCAATGGAGTGATCCTGGTAAGTACCAAAAGAGGCAGCACTTCAGGTGGCAGGATCACCTACGATGCTGAGTTTGGTGTTCCTACCATTGGCCCGCATCGGGTAAAAATGCTCGATGCCAAACAGTATGTAGCGGTGGAAGACCTTGCCTATGATAATATCAAGATCTATGATGCGGCAGGCTGGGCTGCCGGTAACTATGCGTCTACACAAGATCCCCGCATCAAACGTAAGAACATGCCTTCTTTATTTGATGCCAATGGGAATCCATTGTACAATACCGATTGGCTCAAAGAATCTACCCAACATAAAATATCGCAGAACCACCAGGTGTCATTTTCAAATGGCAATGCAGACAACAACTATGGTGTGTTCCTGGGATATCGCAACGACAATGGGCTGCTGTTGAATTCTTACCTGAAACGTTATTCAGGCCGCTTTGTATTCGACAGTAAGATAAAAAGCTGGCTGAAGGTGGGTGGCACACTGAGTTATAACAACCAACAGGAAAATATAGTGGATCAGGGAACAGGTGGATTGAACTCAGTACGGATGATCACAGAAAGCTTTCCTTTTCTGCCCGTAAAATATCCCAATGGTAAATGGGCCGACAATGCCGATTACCCGGATGCAGAAGGTGGTTCCAACCCCGTACACATTCTCAGTGAGCGTAAGTTTGGAATGGTTACACAAACTACTTTGGGAAATGTGTATGCAGATATCTACCTCGCCAAAGGCCTGGAGCTGAGAACCATTTTGGGCGCTTATATCGCAACCCGTAATGTTACGGAATACAATGGCAGAAGCTTGTCCAACATCTCACTCGATCAGCGCGGTACTGCCAATGTAGCCAATGGCCGCGAATCTTATTGGTCTTCTGAAAGCTACCTGACCTATAATAAGAAAGTACGCCAGAATGATCAGTTCACCGGTATGCTGGGTATTTCCTGGCAGGAGACCAATATTTATAATAGTGGCGTAGGAGCAGAAAATTTCTCCACCGATTATTTTGAGGCCAATAACCTGGGGGCTTCCAGTAAACCTATGCCAGGCTCTTCTGCCAGGGCAAGGTTTGCTTTCAACTCTTACTTCGGCAGGTTCAACTATGTATTGGACGATAAGTATCTTTTTACACTGACCGGAAGGGTGGATGGCTCTTCTAAGTTTGGACCCAATAATAAATATGCTTTCTTCCCTTCAGCAGCGGTTGCCTGGCGGGTTTCTGATGAGAATTTCATGAAGAACAGCGCAGTTATCTCCAATATGAAACTGCGTGCCAGTGTGGGTCAAACAGGGAATTCCGAAATTCCTACTTATTCAGCTTTATCACTGCTCGGTTCTGACTACGCAGCCATTATCAACAATACCAGGACTGCCGGTGTAGGATTGGGACGTCTCGGTAATCCAGATCTCCGTTGGGAAAAAACAGCACAAACAGATGTGGGCCTGGAAGTAGGCTTGTGGGGCAACCGCATATTGCTGGAAGCCGATGTCTATTATCGGAAAACAACGGACATGCTGTTGAATGCACCCGTACCACGCACCAGCGGCTATGCGTCTATTTACCGGAATATTGGTAGCATGGAAAATAAAGGTCTTGAGCTTTCTATCGGGACTGTCAACATCAGTACGCCCAACTTTACCTGGAGTTCTGCCTTTAATATTTCTTTGAACAAGAATAAAGTACTGGCACTGGCTACTCCGGCAGATATATTTGGAGTGGGTAATCCAAACTTCACCAACCAAACCGGTATCATAAGGGTAGGGGAGCCCGTAGGTTCATTCTGGGGCCTTACCCGCCTCGGCACATGGGCTACCAAGGATGCGGCTGAAGCGGCCAAGTTCTCCAATTCCAGCTATCGCGGCGGTAAACCCATTCTGCCTGGTGATATCAGGTACCTCGATGTAAATGGCGACTATGCCATTAATGATGCCGACAGAAGCATTATTGGCAATGGTAACCCAGATGGCTGGGGAAGTTTCTTCAATACTTTTAAATACAAAAACCTGGAGCTGACAGTTGAATTGCAGTACGTATATGGTAACGATGTGCTCAATATGACTCACCACTCAGGAGAAGACCGCCAGGCGCTGGCCAACAGTTTTGCTTCTGTATTGAATGCCTGGACGCCTGATAACCAGAATACAGACATAGCAGCTATCAGGAACAGTAAGGCTGGTTATGTTACCAACGTAGACACCCGTTGGCTGGAAGATGGCTCGTTTATCCGGGGCAAGAATATTTTGCTGGGATATACTTTCACGCCCGCGGCTATTCAACGGTTGCATCTCTCTAAACTGAGGGTGTATGCTTCCGTACAGAATTTCTTCCTATCTACAAAGTTCAGTGGTAATGATCCGGAAGTAACGACCTATGGTCAGCCTTTTGCACAGGGACAGACTTTCTTTGATTATCCAAAACCAACTACCTATACAGTGGGTGTCAACGTAAGCCTGTAA
- the rplL gene encoding 50S ribosomal protein L7/L12 has product MADLKAFAEQLVSLTVKEVNELAKILKEEYGIEPAAAAVAVAGPAAAAAVAEEKTSFNVILKNGGANKLNVVKIVKDLTGLGLKEAKDLVDGAPKPVKEGVSKADAEALVAKLKEAGAEVEIA; this is encoded by the coding sequence ATGGCAGACTTAAAAGCATTTGCAGAACAGCTGGTTAGCCTGACTGTAAAAGAAGTAAACGAATTAGCTAAGATCCTGAAGGAAGAATACGGCATCGAGCCTGCAGCTGCTGCTGTAGCTGTTGCCGGACCTGCTGCAGCTGCTGCTGTTGCAGAAGAAAAAACTTCTTTCAACGTTATCCTGAAAAATGGTGGCGCTAACAAACTGAACGTAGTTAAGATCGTAAAAGATCTGACTGGTCTCGGTCTGAAAGAAGCTAAAGACCTGGTAGACGGTGCTCCTAAGCCCGTTAAAGAAGGCGTAAGCAAAGCTGATGCTGAAGCATTGGTTGCTAAGCTGAAAGAAGCAGGTGCTGAGGTTGAAATCGCTTAA